In one window of Frigoriglobus tundricola DNA:
- a CDS encoding TspO/MBR family protein, whose amino-acid sequence MYSFPLGGANRTVRTPGPGLIGVAVIVVACALVPAVGWLVSAPAAGTWYEGLVKPSWTPPEWAFGPVWRALYAMMAVAASIVWLSRRRDDVCCPLSAFAVQLALNLAWSVCFFGLRSPLLGFLDACLLWVAVSLTTAEFFLVSRPAGWLMAPYWLWVTFAAAVNGAILILGG is encoded by the coding sequence ATGTATTCCTTCCCCCTCGGCGGAGCGAATCGAACTGTTCGGACGCCGGGACCCGGTTTAATCGGCGTCGCGGTCATTGTGGTCGCGTGCGCCCTGGTACCGGCAGTCGGATGGCTCGTTTCCGCGCCGGCCGCGGGCACGTGGTACGAGGGGCTCGTGAAGCCGAGTTGGACGCCGCCCGAATGGGCGTTCGGGCCGGTGTGGAGAGCGTTGTATGCGATGATGGCCGTCGCCGCCTCCATTGTGTGGTTGTCGCGCCGCCGCGACGACGTGTGCTGCCCGCTCAGCGCGTTCGCGGTTCAACTGGCGCTCAACCTCGCGTGGAGCGTGTGCTTTTTCGGGTTGCGCAGCCCGCTCCTGGGCTTTTTGGACGCGTGCCTGTTGTGGGTCGCCGTGTCTCTGACCACAGCGGAGTTCTTTCTCGTGTCACGTCCGGCCGGCTGGCTCATGGCCCCCTACTGGCTCTGGGTCACGTTCGCGGCTGCGGTTAACGGCGCGATCCTGATCCTCGGAGGCTGA